A genomic window from Glycine soja cultivar W05 chromosome 10, ASM419377v2, whole genome shotgun sequence includes:
- the LOC114371388 gene encoding agamous-like MADS-box protein AGL62, whose product MESNNMPDLNGVAKKTKGQQKIEMKKMRNESNLWVTFSKRRTGVFKKANELATLCGVDVAVIMFSPGNRVFSFGSPSVDSVVQRYKTQGPPPLLTLDLNKVHSTVYEVELHTHLHCLSNQIAIEKKRTKDLNHLAKAAEDQFWWARPIESMTDSQLDKYKKMLEEFKRQLKEKCGNLN is encoded by the coding sequence ATGGAGTCAAACAACATGCCAGACTTGAACGGTGTCGCTAAGAAGACTAAAGGTCAACAAAAGATCGAAATGAAGAAGATGAGAAATGAGAGTAACCTTTGGGTGACATTCTCGAAGCGTCGCACTGGGGTTTTCAAGAAAGCCAATGAGCTTGCAACCCTTTGTGGCGTGGATGTCGCTGTGATTATGTTTTCACCCGGTAATCGAGTATTTTCGTTTGGCAGTCCCAGTGTTGATTCTGTTGTCCAACGCTATAAGACACAAGGCCCACCTCCCCTCCTTACCTTGGACCTCAATAAGGTGCACTCCACTGTGTACGAAGTTGAGCTCCACACACACCTCCACTGCTTGTCCAACCAAATTGCTATTGAGAAGAAGCGCACAAAGGATTTAAATCATTTAGCGAAGGCTGCAGAGGATCAGTTCTGGTGGGCTAGGCCTATTGAAAGCATGACCGATTCCCAACTTGACAAGTATAAGAAGATGTTAGAGGAGTTTAAGAGGCAACTCAAAGAAAAATGTGGGAACCTCAACTGA
- the LOC114371389 gene encoding uncharacterized protein LOC114371389, with protein sequence MVVAIGQYEPHLPILSYHVIRVPLLKKEVEYTENLIKGHREQWVKYGCTIMSDAWTDRKQRCIINFFINSQVGTIFLKSVDGSDFVKTGENIFEVLDATVEEVGEENVVQVVTDNGSNYVLAGKLLEEKRKHIYWTPCAAHCIDLMLEDIGKLPLIRKTIRRAINLVGFIYAYSSTLSLLRNFTKKRELVRHAITRFATSYLTLERLHKEKANIRKMFTSDEWTLNKLSKELKGKEAAKVVLMPFFWNSVVYTLKVMAPLVKVLHLVDGERKLAMGYIYEAMDKAKETIIKSFNNNESKYKDVFAIIDKRWNCQLHRPLHAAAHFLNLEFFYDNTDLEFDFEVTNGLFECIKKFDLEVTNLGQTRMLT encoded by the coding sequence ATGGTTGTAGCCATTGGTCAATATGAGCCACATTTGCCCATTCTTAGCTATCATGTCATCAGAGTTCCACTCCTGAAGAAGGAAGTTGAATATactgaaaatttgataaaaggCCACAGGGAGCAATGGGTCAAGTATGGTTGTACTATTATGTCCGATGCATGGACTGATCGGAAACAAAGatgcatcattaatttttttattaactctcAAGTTGGTACCATATTTTTGAAGTCTGTTGATGGCTCTGATTTTGTAAAGACaggtgaaaatatttttgaggTTCTTGATGCCACTGTGGAGGAAGTTGGAGAAGAGAATGTTGTTCAAGTTGTAACCGATAATGGGAGCAACTATGTTTTAGCGGGTAAGTTGTTGGAGGAGAAAAGGAAACATATTTATTGGACTCCTTGTGCAGCTCATTGTATTGATTTGATGCTTGAAGATATTGGGAAGCTTCCCTTGATAAGGAAGACAATTAGAAGGGCAATTAATCTAGTTGGGTTTATCTATGCCTATTCTAGTACCTTAAGTTTATtgagaaattttacaaaaaagaggGAATTGGTGAGACATGCTATTACTAGATTTGCCACTTCTTATCTAACTTTAGAAAGGCTCCACAAAGAGAAAGCCAATATTAGAAAGATGTTTACTTCTGATGAATGGACCTTAAACAAGCTATCTAAGGAGCTTAAGGGAAAAGAAGCTGCAAAGGTAGTGCTCATGCCTTTTTTTTGGAATAGTGTGGTTTACACTCTTAAAGTCATGGCTCCACTTGTGAAAGTGCTTCATCTTGTGGATGGTGAAAGGAAACTAGCCATGGGCTATATTTATGAAGCAATGGACAAggcaaaagaaacaattatcaAGTCTTTCAACAACAATGAAAGCAAGTACAAAGATGTGTTTGCAATCATTGATAAAAGATGGAATTGTCAGCTTCATAGACCATTGCATGCAGCTGCCCACTTCTTAAATCTAGAGTTCTTTTATGACAACACTGacttggagtttgattttgaggtCACCAATGGTTTGTTTGAGTGCATTAAGAAGTTTGATTTAGAGGTCACCAACTTGGGACAGACTAGAATGCTGACCTAG
- the LOC114371390 gene encoding agamous-like MADS-box protein AGL62: MESKNMPDLNGVAKKTKGRQKIEMKKMRNESNLRVTFSKRRTGVFKKASELATLCDVDVTVIMFSPGNRVFSFGSPSVDSVVQCYKTHVPPPLLTLDLNKVHSTVDEVELHTHLHCLSNQIAIEKKRTKDLNHLAKAAEDQFWWARPIESMIDSQLDKYKKMLEEFKRQLKEKGGNLN, translated from the coding sequence ATGGAGTCAAAAAACATGCCAGACTTGAACGGTGTCGCTAAGAAGACTAAAGGTCGACAAAAGATCGAAATGAAGAAGATGAGAAACGAGAGTAACCTTCGGGTGACATTCTCGAAGCGTCGCACTGGGGTTTTCAAGAAAGCCAGTGAGCTTGCAACCCTTTGTGACGTGGATGTCACTGTTATTATGTTCTCACCCGGTAATCGAGTATTTTCGTTTGGTAGTCCCAGTGTTGATTCTGTTGTCCAATGCTATAAGACACATGTCCCACCTCCCCTCCTTACCTTGGACCTCAACAAGGTGCACTCCACTGTGGACGAAGTCGAGCTCCACACACACCTCCACTGCTTGTCCAACCAAATTGCTATTGAGAAGAAGCGCACAAAGGATTTAAATCATTTGGCGAAGGCTGCAGAGGATCAGTTCTGGTGGGCTAGGCCTATTGAAAGCATGATTGATTCCCAACTTGACAAGTATAAGAAGATGTTAGAGGAGTTTAAGAGACAACTCAAAGAAAAAGGTGGGAACCTCAACTGA